A DNA window from Candidatus Roseilinea sp. contains the following coding sequences:
- the hypF gene encoding carbamoyltransferase translates to MSDGARARWRLIVRGIVQGVGFRPFVFGLAQRLALAGHVGNDSGGVFIEVEGAPSALAAFLRELRTNPPPLAMVDSIEVKAVPVLGESAFVIVESEARAEANTSISPDVCICDDCLRELFDPTDRRYRYPFINCTHCGPRFTIIQDIPYDRPLTTMAAFPMCPACAREYHDPNDRRFHAQPVACPTCGPRVWFEAPGQPTLHHDDAIRAAQAALRNGWIVAVKGIGGFHLACDATNDAALRALRRRKGRADKPFAVMVRDLAAARALAEMDEDEIALLTSKARPIVLLRRRPDAPLSEWVAPGNAYVGLMLPYSPLHYLLLDDLTQPLVMTSGNRSDEPICKDNDEALRRLASLADGFLLHNRDIHMWCDDSVMRACAGRTLPIRRSRGYAPFPIRLAQPVPALIAVGGELKATFCVARDRQAYLSQHIGDMENLETLQAFERALAHFVKLFRITPERVVCDLHPGYLSTQWAERFAAERNLPLVKVQHHHAHIAACLAEHGFAPDVDAIGISFDGTGYGSDRAIWGGEVLVANCRTFTRVAHLKYVPLPGGDASIKRPYRAALAHLWVAGIPWDDDLPCVSACPPQERRALRQQLERGFNCPPTSSMGRLFDAVAALVGVWQTVTYEAQAAIELEALCDDAERERYEWATAPAADGGALLLDPAPMLRRIVDDLRAGVARQVIAARLHNTIAELIAQASDHARRQTGLNVVALSGGVFQNVQLLRRTLPRLRAAGFEVLIHHAVPPNDGGLALGQAVVGGWGEVASYSQ, encoded by the coding sequence ATGTCTGATGGTGCACGCGCGCGCTGGCGGCTGATTGTGCGGGGGATCGTGCAGGGCGTAGGCTTCCGGCCGTTTGTGTTCGGCCTTGCCCAGCGGCTGGCGCTCGCCGGACACGTGGGCAACGACAGCGGCGGCGTGTTCATCGAGGTTGAGGGGGCACCCAGCGCGCTGGCCGCATTCCTGCGCGAGCTGCGCACCAACCCGCCGCCGCTGGCGATGGTGGACAGCATTGAAGTAAAAGCTGTGCCGGTGCTCGGCGAATCGGCTTTCGTCATCGTCGAGAGCGAAGCGCGCGCCGAGGCCAACACCTCCATCTCGCCCGATGTGTGCATCTGCGACGATTGCCTGCGCGAACTGTTCGACCCCACCGACCGGCGCTATCGCTATCCGTTCATCAATTGCACCCACTGCGGGCCGCGCTTCACCATCATCCAAGACATCCCCTACGACCGGCCGCTCACGACGATGGCGGCCTTTCCGATGTGCCCGGCGTGCGCGCGCGAATATCACGACCCGAACGACCGTCGCTTTCACGCCCAACCGGTGGCGTGTCCGACATGCGGGCCGCGCGTGTGGTTCGAGGCGCCTGGCCAACCGACGCTACACCATGACGACGCCATCCGCGCCGCGCAGGCCGCCCTGCGCAACGGTTGGATCGTCGCGGTCAAAGGCATCGGCGGCTTTCATCTGGCTTGCGACGCAACGAACGATGCCGCCCTGCGCGCCCTGCGTCGGCGCAAAGGGCGAGCCGATAAACCCTTCGCCGTGATGGTGCGCGATCTCGCCGCAGCGCGCGCGTTGGCCGAGATGGACGAGGACGAGATCGCCCTGCTGACCAGCAAGGCTCGGCCGATCGTGCTGCTGCGCCGCCGGCCCGATGCGCCGTTGAGCGAGTGGGTCGCGCCGGGCAATGCCTACGTCGGCCTGATGCTGCCCTATTCGCCGCTGCATTACCTGTTGCTGGACGACCTGACGCAGCCGCTGGTGATGACGAGCGGCAACCGGAGCGACGAGCCGATCTGCAAGGACAACGACGAAGCGCTGCGCCGGCTGGCGTCGCTGGCCGATGGGTTCTTGCTGCACAACCGCGACATCCACATGTGGTGCGACGACAGCGTGATGCGCGCCTGCGCAGGGCGCACGTTGCCCATCCGGCGCTCGCGCGGCTATGCGCCTTTCCCCATTCGACTGGCGCAGCCAGTCCCAGCGCTCATCGCAGTGGGCGGCGAGCTTAAGGCGACGTTCTGCGTCGCCCGCGATCGGCAAGCCTATCTCAGCCAGCACATCGGCGACATGGAGAATCTGGAGACGCTCCAAGCGTTCGAACGCGCGCTGGCGCACTTCGTCAAGCTCTTTCGCATCACGCCAGAGCGGGTGGTTTGCGATCTCCATCCCGGCTACCTCTCCACGCAGTGGGCCGAGCGTTTCGCGGCAGAGCGCAACTTGCCGCTGGTGAAGGTGCAGCATCATCATGCGCACATCGCGGCTTGCTTGGCCGAGCACGGCTTCGCCCCCGATGTGGATGCCATCGGCATCAGCTTCGACGGCACGGGCTACGGCAGCGATCGCGCAATTTGGGGCGGCGAGGTGTTAGTCGCCAACTGTCGGACGTTTACGCGGGTGGCGCACCTGAAGTACGTCCCGCTGCCCGGCGGCGATGCCAGCATCAAGCGGCCGTATCGCGCCGCGCTGGCGCATCTATGGGTGGCCGGCATCCCATGGGACGACGACCTGCCGTGTGTGTCGGCATGTCCGCCACAGGAGCGGCGCGCGCTGCGCCAACAACTGGAGCGCGGTTTCAACTGCCCCCCGACCAGCAGCATGGGCCGACTGTTCGACGCCGTCGCAGCGCTGGTGGGGGTGTGGCAAACGGTCACCTACGAAGCGCAAGCTGCGATTGAGTTGGAGGCGCTCTGCGACGACGCAGAACGGGAACGGTATGAATGGGCGACCGCGCCGGCGGCAGATGGCGGCGCGCTGTTGCTCGACCCCGCGCCGATGCTGCGCCGCATCGTGGACGACCTGCGCGCCGGCGTTGCGCGCCAGGTCATCGCGGCCAGGTTGCACAACACCATCGCCGAGCTGATCGCGCAGGCGAGCGACCACGCGCGCCGACAGACCGGCCTGAACGTCGTGGCGCTGAGCGGCGGCGTCTTCCAAAACGTGCAGTTGTTGCGGCGGACGTTGCCGCGCTTGCGCGCAGCGGGGTTCGAGGTGCTCATACACCACGCCGTGCCGCCCAACGACGGCGGACTGGCGCTGGGTCAGGCAGTGGTGGGCGGATGGGGAGAGGTGGCTTCGTATAGCCAATAA
- a CDS encoding hypothetical protein (possible pseudo, frameshifted) encodes MPVTVITDNMAATVMAQGKVQGVIVGADRVAANGDFANKIGTLGVAILAKEFGIPFYVAAPTSSIDMQLASGDLIPIEEASPRRGERRFRQTHCAARRAHLQSCF; translated from the coding sequence GTGCCGGTGACGGTCATCACCGACAACATGGCCGCTACCGTCATGGCGCAGGGGAAGGTGCAAGGCGTCATCGTGGGGGCGGATCGCGTGGCGGCCAACGGTGACTTCGCCAACAAAATCGGCACGCTCGGCGTGGCCATCCTCGCCAAGGAGTTCGGCATACCATTCTACGTCGCCGCGCCGACTTCCTCGATCGATATGCAGCTCGCTTCGGGCGACTTGATCCCCATTGAGGAGGCGTCGCCCCGAAGAGGTGAGCGAAGGTTTCGGCAGACGCACTGCGCCGCTCGGCGTGCGCATCTACAATCCTGCTTTTGA
- a CDS encoding hypothetical protein (possible pseudo, frameshifted): MSDQNQPTTTDSPNVYTAEQAASLIARYQSVRQPHPFDGRCPYVGAVPFREADARLYFGHENQLEALLDQIERGERFICIYGPAKSGKTSLIQAGLTFALHNGAIMDSHAWPIQTFTPGDAPMRRLTDAGASLIERAGLNQGIADALRRHGLANLDDMRDFVDALLGADARRRVVLVIDQFEDVFTSADESERRAFIGLIAQLAKHPPARLILILVMPFGVFGSTLALP, from the coding sequence GTGAGTGACCAAAACCAACCTACAACGACAGACTCACCGAACGTCTACACGGCTGAACAAGCCGCATCGCTGATCGCGCGCTACCAGTCGGTGCGTCAGCCGCATCCGTTCGACGGGCGCTGCCCATACGTGGGCGCGGTGCCTTTTCGCGAAGCCGACGCGCGGCTGTACTTCGGTCATGAGAACCAGCTCGAAGCCCTGCTCGATCAGATCGAACGCGGCGAACGTTTCATCTGCATCTACGGGCCGGCGAAGAGCGGCAAGACCTCGCTGATCCAGGCCGGCTTGACCTTCGCACTACACAACGGCGCCATCATGGATAGCCACGCCTGGCCGATCCAGACCTTCACGCCCGGCGACGCGCCGATGCGCCGGCTGACCGACGCCGGCGCAAGCCTGATCGAGCGCGCCGGCTTGAACCAGGGGATTGCCGACGCCCTCCGCCGACACGGACTGGCCAACTTGGACGACATGCGCGACTTCGTGGATGCCTTGCTCGGAGCGGATGCCCGGCGGCGCGTCGTGCTGGTCATAGACCAGTTTGAGGATGTGTTTACGTCGGCGGATGAGTCCGAACGACGCGCGTTCATCGGCCTCATCGCGCAGCTCGCCAAACACCCACCCGCGCGGTTGATCCTCATCTTGGTGATGCCGTTCGGAGTTTTTGGATCAACTCTCGCGCTACCCTGA
- a CDS encoding NAD(P)H quinone oxidoreductase: MKAILFDAPGGPEVLRYGDAPDPRPAEGELLVRVRAAAVNRADTLQRRGHYAPPPGASPILGLELAGEVMQPAGPWQTGDRVMAVVTGGGYAELATVPAGMAMRIPDRFSFEQAAAIPEAFLTAYLNLFTLGKLSAGETVLIHAGASGVGTAAIQLARAAGAQVIATAGAPEKVAFCRDLGATHAINYKQEDFAERVLALTEGRGADVVLDFVGAPYWNANLRAIATHGRLMLIGMLGGSRGELDLGPIMAKRITVTGTTLRRTPLPEKVALVQAFVAFAVPRFERGELRPIIDSIYPLRDAAEAHRRMEANQNIGKIVLVMD; the protein is encoded by the coding sequence ATGAAAGCCATTCTCTTCGATGCGCCCGGCGGCCCCGAAGTGCTCCGCTACGGCGATGCGCCCGATCCCCGGCCGGCTGAGGGCGAGCTGCTCGTGCGCGTGCGGGCCGCGGCGGTGAACCGCGCCGACACCCTACAGCGCCGGGGCCACTATGCGCCTCCGCCTGGCGCCTCACCGATCCTGGGCCTAGAGCTGGCCGGCGAGGTGATGCAACCCGCCGGGCCATGGCAAACCGGCGACCGCGTGATGGCCGTCGTGACCGGCGGTGGCTATGCTGAACTGGCGACCGTGCCTGCCGGCATGGCCATGCGCATCCCCGATCGGTTCTCGTTCGAGCAAGCTGCGGCAATCCCGGAAGCCTTCCTCACGGCATATCTCAACCTGTTCACCCTAGGCAAACTCAGCGCTGGCGAAACGGTGTTGATCCACGCCGGCGCGAGCGGTGTGGGCACGGCGGCCATTCAACTGGCACGCGCCGCCGGCGCGCAGGTCATCGCCACTGCCGGCGCGCCGGAGAAAGTGGCGTTCTGCCGCGACTTGGGCGCAACCCACGCCATCAACTACAAGCAGGAGGACTTCGCCGAGCGCGTCCTTGCCCTCACCGAAGGGCGCGGCGCCGACGTGGTGCTTGACTTCGTCGGCGCGCCATACTGGAATGCTAACCTGCGCGCAATCGCAACGCATGGCCGGCTGATGCTCATCGGTATGTTGGGCGGGTCACGGGGCGAACTCGACCTGGGTCCGATCATGGCTAAGCGCATCACGGTGACCGGCACGACGCTGCGTCGCACGCCGCTGCCGGAGAAGGTCGCGCTCGTTCAAGCGTTCGTCGCGTTCGCCGTGCCGCGCTTCGAGCGGGGCGAGCTGCGCCCGATCATTGATTCGATCTACCCCCTGCGCGACGCCGCCGAGGCGCATCGCCGCATGGAGGCCAACCAGAACATCGGCAAGATCGTGCTGGTGATGGATTGA
- a CDS encoding N-acetyltransferase yields MHLFTPAGADEFLAHAQGALEAREVASNLMLGVALQLRADPVVEQRPYFAVVEDEGGLVAAALMTPPHRLIVHAERGDAQIGFTRIAHDLREHRWQVKGVIGPGDAADEFLSIWQRLTGATVRRTMHERVFQLERVVEPRWPTGEFRAANADDVPLVAEWIAAFHHEALPDHHHPDPVEWAKRRIGEGDVFLWEDGGRPVSLAARSRETPNARAIGPVYTPPERRGRGYASAVTARLSQLILDSGKRYAMLFTDRSNPTSNSIYRKIGYKPVCDYNAYLFN; encoded by the coding sequence ATGCATCTGTTCACCCCTGCCGGCGCCGATGAGTTTTTGGCGCATGCTCAGGGCGCCCTCGAGGCGCGCGAAGTGGCCAGCAACTTGATGCTAGGCGTGGCGCTGCAGTTGCGGGCTGACCCCGTCGTCGAACAACGGCCATACTTCGCCGTCGTGGAAGATGAAGGCGGCCTGGTCGCTGCTGCGCTGATGACGCCGCCGCATCGCTTGATCGTACATGCCGAGCGCGGTGATGCGCAGATCGGCTTCACGCGCATCGCACATGACCTGCGCGAGCATCGCTGGCAGGTGAAGGGCGTGATCGGCCCCGGCGATGCTGCAGACGAATTCCTGAGCATCTGGCAAAGGCTGACCGGCGCGACCGTCCGGCGAACGATGCACGAGCGCGTCTTCCAACTCGAGCGCGTGGTCGAGCCGCGCTGGCCGACGGGTGAGTTTCGCGCTGCGAATGCGGATGACGTGCCGCTCGTCGCCGAGTGGATCGCGGCTTTCCATCACGAAGCCCTGCCCGATCACCATCATCCGGATCCGGTGGAATGGGCCAAACGTCGGATTGGCGAAGGCGACGTCTTCCTTTGGGAAGATGGCGGGCGCCCCGTGTCCTTGGCAGCGCGCAGTCGCGAGACGCCGAATGCGCGGGCGATCGGGCCGGTGTACACCCCGCCCGAACGACGCGGGCGCGGCTATGCTTCGGCCGTAACGGCGCGGCTCAGCCAGCTCATCCTGGATTCCGGCAAGCGCTACGCGATGCTCTTTACCGATCGGTCGAATCCCACGTCGAACAGCATCTATCGTAAGATCGGCTACAAGCCCGTGTGCGATTACAACGCATATCTCTTCAACTGA
- the hypA gene encoding putative hydrogenase nickel incorporation protein HypA, whose product MHELSIAASLVESVEQAARRAGAQRVTQVFLRLGALSGVAKDALLFCYNVATAGTLLEGSRLIIEEVAVAVHCETCRRDATLSSIQDFRCPVCGQPCAQIVAGLELEITGVEIEVADDARLQADRPDKQGDV is encoded by the coding sequence ATGCACGAGCTGTCCATCGCTGCCAGCCTGGTCGAATCGGTCGAGCAAGCGGCGCGCCGGGCGGGGGCGCAGCGCGTCACGCAGGTGTTTCTGCGCTTGGGCGCGCTCTCCGGCGTGGCCAAGGATGCGCTGTTGTTCTGCTACAACGTTGCCACGGCGGGCACGCTGCTGGAAGGATCGCGCCTGATAATAGAGGAGGTGGCGGTGGCAGTGCATTGTGAGACCTGTCGCCGCGATGCGACGCTATCGAGCATTCAGGACTTTCGCTGTCCGGTATGCGGCCAGCCCTGCGCGCAGATCGTGGCGGGGCTGGAGCTAGAGATCACCGGCGTTGAAATCGAAGTGGCCGACGACGCGCGCCTTCAAGCGGATCGGCCTGACAAGCAGGGAGACGTATGA
- a CDS encoding Cys-tRNA(Pro)/Cys-tRNA(Cys) deacylase codes for MKRTRALDILAKAGVPHEVREFAASEFTVAEAAEKLGLPLRMVFKTLLVRGERTGLAFALTPGDARLSLSKLARAMGDKRAELVAVEDLFRFTGYLKGGCSPLGAKRDFPVFMEQSAMAHARICVSAGLRGVQVLIAPADLQRVTRATIADLCEGERVS; via the coding sequence ATGAAACGCACGCGCGCGCTCGACATTCTGGCAAAGGCCGGCGTGCCTCACGAGGTGCGTGAATTCGCAGCGAGCGAGTTCACCGTCGCAGAAGCTGCCGAGAAGCTCGGCCTGCCGTTGCGCATGGTGTTCAAGACGCTGCTGGTCAGGGGCGAGCGCACGGGGCTAGCCTTCGCGCTCACACCGGGCGACGCCCGGCTCAGCCTGAGCAAGCTGGCGAGGGCGATGGGCGACAAGCGCGCCGAACTGGTGGCCGTCGAAGACCTGTTTCGATTCACCGGCTACCTGAAGGGCGGGTGTTCGCCGCTTGGCGCGAAGCGCGATTTTCCGGTGTTCATGGAGCAATCGGCGATGGCGCACGCGCGCATTTGCGTGAGCGCCGGCTTGCGCGGCGTGCAGGTGCTGATTGCGCCGGCCGACCTGCAGCGCGTAACGCGGGCGACGATCGCCGACCTGTGCGAGGGCGAGCGGGTGAGTTGA
- a CDS encoding hypothetical protein (possible pseudo, frameshifted) has protein sequence MGELDGVARLIDQTLLPTELRYLDVRDVETMWEAIKMLRVRGAPAIGIAAAMGMVLAVRDCAPTCRDDFCAAVDRAAAYLNSARPTAVNLSWATRRMQSLVVNHLALPLEDLKQLMLAEAKRMVEEDNAVCQAIGRLGEPLIRDGDSWLTHCNAGGLATAQWGTATRADLHGACRRQTGARLRRRDAPIAAGRAPDRLGSCNRSACR, from the coding sequence TTGGGCGAGCTTGATGGCGTCGCCCGGCTGATTGATCAGACGTTGCTGCCTACCGAGCTGCGCTACCTGGACGTGCGCGATGTGGAGACGATGTGGGAAGCGATCAAGATGCTGCGGGTGCGCGGCGCGCCGGCCATCGGCATTGCCGCGGCGATGGGCATGGTGCTGGCCGTGCGCGACTGCGCGCCAACCTGTCGCGACGATTTCTGCGCCGCGGTTGATCGCGCCGCGGCCTACCTCAACAGCGCGCGCCCCACTGCGGTCAACTTGTCATGGGCGACGCGCCGAATGCAATCGTTGGTGGTCAACCACCTTGCGCTGCCCCTCGAAGACCTGAAGCAGCTCATGCTTGCCGAAGCGAAGCGAATGGTGGAGGAAGACAACGCCGTATGCCAAGCGATCGGCCGGCTGGGCGAACCGTTGATTCGCGACGGCGACTCGTGGCTGACCCATTGCAACGCCGGCGGCCTGGCGACGGCGCAATGGGGCACGGCGACCCGCGCCGATCTACATGGCGCATGCCGCCGGCAAACGGGTGCACGTCTTCGCCGACGAGACGCGCCCATTGCTGCAGGGCGCGCGCCTGACCGCCTGGGGAGTTGCAACAGGTCGGCGTGCCGGTGA
- a CDS encoding NUDIX hydrolase gives MTPQPWKTLSTREVYRNPWIRLREDIAELPNGKTTIYGVCEMNACVGVLPFVDDEHVMMVRQYRYVFGEGHRWEMPTGGCKPGESPEASAQRELIEEIGHRAGVLQHINTHYTSKSVCHEVAHLFIARDLIRAADDSIAPDDTEFLEVAILPFADVLKMVLDSEIRDAMTVIAVLWAARQRR, from the coding sequence ATGACGCCCCAGCCCTGGAAGACCCTTTCGACCCGCGAGGTCTATCGCAATCCGTGGATTCGACTGCGCGAAGACATCGCCGAGCTGCCCAACGGCAAGACGACGATTTACGGTGTATGCGAGATGAACGCCTGCGTCGGCGTGCTGCCCTTCGTGGACGATGAGCACGTCATGATGGTGCGCCAGTATCGCTACGTCTTTGGCGAAGGGCATCGCTGGGAAATGCCGACCGGCGGATGCAAGCCCGGCGAATCCCCCGAGGCCAGCGCCCAGCGTGAGCTGATCGAAGAAATCGGCCATCGCGCCGGCGTCCTGCAGCACATCAACACGCATTACACGTCGAAATCGGTATGCCACGAAGTGGCGCACTTGTTCATCGCGCGCGATCTGATTCGCGCCGCCGATGACTCAATCGCGCCGGACGACACCGAATTTCTCGAAGTCGCCATACTGCCGTTCGCCGACGTGCTGAAGATGGTGCTCGACAGCGAGATTCGCGACGCCATGACGGTGATCGCGGTGTTGTGGGCAGCGAGGCAAAGACGATGA
- a CDS encoding amidohydrolase: MPHASLVLRNARIYTLVRADPWAEALAIVGDRIAWVGPDMEAADWVGPRTQVIDAGRRLVLPGLVDSHFHLLMGARALRDLQLDDARTVDEVQARLRAFADAHPEREWLTGRGWQHSLFARGGRPDRTVLDAVVADRPVFLAASDGHSAWVNTAALQRAGIFTGPASQPSFGAVVMGEDGLATGELREAGMDFVRRLIPPLARADEDELLRQALRACAEYGITSVHNMDGDAQSLAIYRDFEARGELTLRIYVPLTIEPGTPEAAIESWVDETQDINRATLDARAEPGETPFVRTGCVKLFADGVIESKTAWMLEPYDDGSGERGRPNFDPDEFKRLITKADALKLQIFVHAIGDAAVRAALDAFDLARKLNQPRDSRHRLEHIEVLDPVDLTRMKRRRVLASVQPLHAAFGSDPDNPWRRLVGPKRWAWGFPWRAILNAGVPMAFGSDWPVVTMNPFEGMRAALTRPKLDFSDARSHFPDHRLTLEELVTGYTFDGAFFEFQERNKGRIKPGMLADLVVLDTDLFNLPRADLEASIANTRSALTIVGGRIAHRALA; the protein is encoded by the coding sequence ATGCCACACGCCTCACTCGTCCTCCGCAACGCGCGCATCTATACGCTCGTCCGCGCCGATCCGTGGGCCGAGGCGCTGGCCATCGTCGGCGACCGCATCGCTTGGGTTGGCCCAGATATGGAGGCCGCCGATTGGGTTGGACCGCGCACGCAGGTGATCGACGCCGGCCGGCGGCTGGTGCTACCCGGCCTGGTTGACAGCCACTTTCACTTGCTGATGGGCGCGCGCGCCCTGCGCGACCTGCAACTGGACGACGCGCGCACGGTGGATGAAGTGCAAGCGCGCCTGCGCGCCTTCGCCGATGCGCACCCGGAGCGCGAGTGGCTCACCGGCCGCGGTTGGCAGCACAGCCTGTTTGCCCGAGGTGGCAGGCCGGATCGGACCGTGCTCGACGCCGTCGTAGCCGATCGGCCGGTCTTCCTGGCGGCGTCGGACGGCCACAGCGCGTGGGTGAATACCGCTGCCCTGCAGCGCGCCGGCATCTTCACTGGCCCGGCAAGTCAGCCGTCGTTCGGCGCAGTAGTGATGGGCGAAGACGGCCTGGCCACCGGCGAGCTGCGCGAAGCCGGGATGGACTTCGTCCGCCGTCTGATCCCACCCCTGGCGCGTGCTGACGAGGACGAATTGCTGCGCCAAGCGCTGCGCGCCTGCGCCGAATACGGCATCACCAGCGTCCACAACATGGACGGCGACGCCCAGTCGCTGGCGATCTATCGCGACTTCGAGGCGCGCGGCGAACTGACGCTGCGCATCTATGTGCCGCTCACGATCGAGCCAGGCACGCCGGAGGCGGCGATCGAGTCCTGGGTGGACGAGACGCAGGACATCAATCGGGCGACGCTCGACGCGCGCGCCGAGCCGGGCGAGACGCCCTTCGTCCGCACCGGCTGCGTCAAACTGTTTGCCGATGGCGTGATCGAGTCGAAGACGGCCTGGATGTTGGAGCCATACGACGACGGCAGCGGTGAGCGCGGTCGGCCCAATTTCGATCCCGACGAGTTTAAGCGGTTGATCACCAAGGCCGATGCGCTCAAGTTGCAAATCTTCGTGCATGCCATCGGCGATGCGGCAGTGCGCGCGGCGCTGGATGCCTTCGACCTGGCCCGCAAGCTGAACCAGCCGCGCGACTCGCGCCATCGCCTCGAGCATATCGAGGTGCTCGATCCGGTGGACCTGACGCGCATGAAGCGCAGGCGCGTGTTGGCCTCGGTGCAACCGCTGCATGCAGCATTCGGCAGCGATCCGGACAATCCATGGCGCCGGTTGGTCGGCCCGAAGCGTTGGGCGTGGGGCTTCCCCTGGCGCGCGATTCTAAACGCCGGCGTGCCGATGGCGTTCGGCAGCGACTGGCCGGTGGTCACCATGAACCCGTTCGAGGGCATGCGCGCGGCGCTCACGCGCCCCAAGCTCGACTTCAGCGACGCGCGAAGCCACTTCCCCGATCACCGCCTGACGCTCGAAGAGCTGGTGACCGGCTACACCTTCGATGGCGCTTTCTTTGAGTTTCAGGAGCGCAACAAGGGACGCATCAAGCCGGGGATGCTGGCCGACCTGGTCGTGCTGGACACCGACCTGTTCAACCTGCCGCGCGCCGACCTCGAGGCCAGCATCGCGAACACGCGCTCCGCGCTCACCATCGTCGGCGGCCGCATCGCGCATCGCGCGCTGGCGTAA
- a CDS encoding hydrogenase assembly protein HypC produces MCLGIPGRVQEIYEADGIRMGKVNFGGVVKEVCLDYVPEIAVGDYTIVHVGFAITRIDEASAQESLRLFQKLGVLDEELQPEQHAGASGPPACPVHPWGGAAPDER; encoded by the coding sequence ATGTGCTTGGGCATTCCAGGTCGCGTCCAAGAAATCTACGAAGCAGACGGCATCCGCATGGGCAAGGTGAACTTCGGCGGCGTCGTCAAAGAGGTATGCCTTGACTACGTGCCGGAGATCGCCGTCGGCGACTACACCATCGTGCACGTCGGCTTCGCCATCACCCGCATTGACGAGGCGTCGGCGCAGGAGAGCCTGCGCCTCTTTCAGAAGCTGGGCGTGCTCGATGAGGAGTTGCAGCCTGAACAGCACGCGGGGGCATCCGGCCCGCCGGCGTGTCCGGTTCACCCATGGGGCGGCGCGGCGCCGGATGAACGATGA
- a CDS encoding hydrogenase nickel incorporation protein HypB: protein MTTRYLEIRQGVLSKNDQLAAGLRERFARAGLFVANLVSSPGTGKTALLERMLAEMRAMGLQVAAVVGDLQTDNDARRLARSGAPVRQITTDGMCHLEADMLAGKLEGWDLDALDFLFIENVGNLVCPTWYDLGEDIRLVLLSVTEGEDKPLKYPVMFNSADVAVITKTDLAAACECNLDAMRANIRAVRPGMLIFETSAKTGAGLSELLAFLLAQRRAKYPTA, encoded by the coding sequence ATGACGACGCGCTACCTCGAAATTCGACAAGGGGTGCTGAGCAAGAATGATCAACTGGCGGCCGGCCTGCGCGAACGCTTCGCGCGCGCCGGCCTGTTCGTCGCCAACCTGGTGTCCAGCCCAGGCACCGGCAAGACCGCGCTGTTGGAACGCATGCTCGCCGAGATGCGCGCCATGGGCCTGCAAGTCGCGGCGGTGGTGGGCGACTTGCAGACCGACAACGACGCGCGACGGCTGGCGCGCAGCGGCGCACCCGTGCGCCAGATCACCACAGACGGTATGTGTCATCTGGAAGCGGACATGCTGGCCGGCAAGCTGGAGGGTTGGGACCTCGACGCGCTCGACTTCTTGTTCATCGAGAACGTCGGCAACCTGGTGTGTCCGACGTGGTATGACCTGGGCGAGGACATTCGGCTGGTGCTCCTCTCGGTGACCGAGGGCGAGGACAAGCCGTTGAAATATCCGGTGATGTTCAACTCTGCCGATGTCGCGGTGATCACCAAGACCGATCTAGCGGCGGCGTGTGAGTGTAACCTAGACGCGATGCGCGCCAACATTCGCGCCGTGCGGCCGGGGATGCTGATCTTCGAGACCTCGGCCAAGACCGGGGCGGGATTGTCCGAGCTGCTCGCCTTCCTGCTCGCGCAGCGCCGGGCGAAGTATCCAACTGCGTGA